In Arthrobacter ramosus, one DNA window encodes the following:
- a CDS encoding glycosyltransferase family 2 protein — MSDQIVLLRPDEEGTADGQSSKARKRQWGAEKRSEPLSIVHPAPSRRKIVLGRIGVLTTVLAWVGYVITTVLKQLVDNPGAGFRFGAETLSYLVVVSFLTFSALMYLTARQGALTRFRAHRRVPRGELDRHFFDYSEGITVLVPSYAEEPEVVRGTMWSAVLQEFPDLSVVLLLDDPPFPEDPNVLRRLEATRALAGQITETLKEPAARVNAAYAKYRRRRDQEPGLDPGPNAGTEVELLIAEYEYAAEWLEAMAETESVEDHVDEFFVDLVLMGLARELRLVILALTAANAQRTSPGPERIAELYARLTWIFNARVSTFERKRFASLSHEANKAMNLNAYLSLMGGTWHPEQTADGTVLRPAGVVDGDTLSIPDTTYVLTLDADSLLLRDYCLRLVQLLESPGNEQVAVTQTPYSSFRGAPTRIERIAGATTDIQHIQHQGMTQYGATFWVGANAVIRKRALEDIVEISTMGGFEVRTYIQDRTVIEDTESSVDLGKHGWTLANYPERLSYSATPPDFGSLVVQRRRWANGGLLILPKLWEQIRNRRGQARPVLFREILLRVNYMASITWASFGLLFLLAYPYDSRLLSPLVFLAALPYFLAMGSDLRDCGHRFSDIFRIYGFNLVLLPVNLAGVLKSLQQALTGDKIPFVRTPKVKDRTAAPALFVLAPYLIVAFSLLTVWRNWELGNWGNAAFAAFNAVMAAGAIRAYIGLANSGVDMYLGVLNWLYVAPKKPKALPPAIIPKTPEQVDWESLLYHGDRRLNRDLRGKDDRRKRAGSV; from the coding sequence ATGTCGGATCAGATCGTGCTGCTTCGCCCCGATGAAGAGGGAACGGCGGACGGGCAGTCTTCAAAAGCCCGAAAGCGTCAGTGGGGAGCGGAGAAACGCTCTGAACCGCTCTCGATCGTCCATCCGGCACCATCGCGGCGGAAAATAGTCCTCGGCCGCATCGGCGTCCTCACCACCGTGCTCGCCTGGGTCGGCTATGTGATCACGACGGTACTCAAGCAGCTGGTGGACAACCCTGGCGCTGGATTCCGCTTCGGCGCAGAAACCCTCTCCTACTTGGTGGTGGTGTCCTTCCTGACGTTCTCGGCGTTGATGTACCTCACCGCCCGGCAGGGCGCCCTGACCCGTTTTCGGGCCCACCGACGGGTTCCCCGAGGGGAGCTGGACCGGCACTTCTTCGACTACTCCGAGGGCATCACGGTGCTGGTTCCTTCCTACGCAGAAGAACCGGAAGTAGTCCGCGGCACCATGTGGTCCGCGGTCCTGCAGGAATTCCCGGACCTGAGCGTAGTGCTGCTTCTCGATGACCCACCTTTCCCGGAAGACCCTAACGTGCTCCGGCGCCTGGAAGCCACCCGCGCGCTCGCCGGTCAGATCACGGAAACCCTCAAGGAACCAGCGGCGAGGGTCAACGCCGCCTACGCGAAGTACCGCCGTCGTCGTGATCAAGAACCCGGCCTGGATCCGGGGCCTAACGCGGGCACCGAAGTGGAGCTGCTCATCGCCGAATACGAGTACGCTGCGGAGTGGCTCGAAGCAATGGCCGAGACCGAGAGCGTCGAGGACCACGTGGATGAGTTCTTCGTCGATCTGGTCCTCATGGGCCTGGCCCGGGAACTACGCCTCGTGATTCTGGCCCTTACGGCCGCCAACGCGCAGCGGACCTCGCCCGGTCCGGAACGCATCGCTGAGCTGTATGCACGGCTTACCTGGATCTTCAACGCCCGGGTGTCCACGTTCGAGCGAAAGCGGTTCGCCAGCCTCTCCCACGAGGCCAACAAGGCCATGAACCTGAACGCCTACCTCTCGCTCATGGGCGGTACCTGGCACCCGGAACAAACAGCGGACGGGACTGTCTTGCGGCCCGCAGGGGTGGTCGACGGCGACACGCTGTCGATCCCCGACACCACCTATGTCCTGACCCTGGACGCGGATTCGCTGCTGCTGCGCGATTACTGCCTCCGCCTGGTTCAACTCCTCGAATCCCCGGGCAATGAGCAGGTGGCCGTCACCCAGACCCCGTATTCCTCCTTCCGAGGCGCCCCGACCCGGATCGAACGCATCGCCGGTGCCACCACGGACATCCAGCACATCCAGCACCAAGGGATGACCCAATACGGCGCCACGTTCTGGGTAGGGGCGAACGCCGTGATCCGCAAACGCGCCTTGGAAGACATCGTCGAGATCTCAACTATGGGCGGCTTCGAGGTCAGAACCTACATCCAGGACCGCACCGTCATCGAAGACACCGAGTCCAGCGTGGACCTCGGCAAGCACGGCTGGACCCTGGCCAACTATCCCGAGAGGCTCAGCTACAGCGCCACCCCGCCGGACTTTGGATCGCTCGTGGTGCAGAGACGGCGGTGGGCCAACGGCGGCCTGCTGATCCTGCCCAAACTCTGGGAACAGATCCGCAACCGCCGGGGCCAAGCCAGGCCAGTCCTCTTCCGCGAGATCCTGCTTCGGGTCAACTACATGGCCTCCATCACCTGGGCCAGCTTCGGGCTGCTGTTCCTCCTCGCATACCCCTACGACAGCCGTCTCCTCAGCCCCTTGGTCTTCCTTGCCGCCCTGCCCTACTTCCTGGCCATGGGCAGCGACCTGCGGGACTGCGGCCACCGGTTCAGCGACATCTTCCGGATCTACGGCTTCAACCTCGTTCTCCTGCCGGTCAATCTGGCAGGCGTCCTGAAGTCTCTCCAGCAAGCGCTCACGGGTGACAAGATCCCGTTCGTCCGCACCCCGAAGGTCAAGGACCGTACCGCGGCCCCGGCCCTCTTCGTCCTCGCTCCGTACCTGATCGTCGCGTTCTCCTTGTTGACGGTCTGGCGCAACTGGGAACTTGGAAACTGGGGCAACGCCGCATTCGCTGCCTTCAACGCCGTCATGGCCGCCGGCGCGATCCGGGCTTACATCGGACTGGCCAACTCCGGAGTGGACATGTACCTGGGCGTGTTGAACTGGCTGTACGTCGCGCCTAAGAAGCCGAAAGCGCTACCGCCGGCCATCATTCCCAAAACCCCGGAACAGGTCGACTGGGAGTCGCTGCTCTACCACGGGGACCGGCGCCTGAACCGCGATCTCCGCGGCAAGGACGACCGCCGGAAACGGGCCGGATCGGTGTAG